Proteins from a single region of Rubeoparvulum massiliense:
- a CDS encoding THUMP domain-containing class I SAM-dependent RNA methyltransferase has protein sequence MKENQYQLIATAAFGLEAIVAKEVRDLGYENVEVENGKVMFQADAAGIARANLWLRSADRVKWQVGQFRATSFDELFEQTKALPWGEILPRNAEFPVIGKSVKSQLFSVSDCQAIVKKAIVEKMKMKFGMPWFPEDGPLYRIEVSLLKDIATLSIDTSGDGLHKRGYRQLHNEAPLKETMAAALIQLTNWRPDRPFHDPFCGSGTIPIEAALIGQNIAPGFNRNFISQTWRNFPKEIWDQALEEAEDLARYDQPLEIMGTDIDRDTIELANHNAQEAGFADLIKFKQVAVADLRTDLTYGYLVGNPPYGERLKDVETARMIYRQLAATYERSFPTWSLYIFTADEEFEEIFGKPATKKRKLYNGRIRCDYYQYYGPRPPRDQDGGNNNEARI, from the coding sequence ATGAAGGAAAATCAGTATCAATTAATTGCAACGGCAGCATTTGGACTAGAAGCAATTGTCGCCAAGGAAGTGCGAGATCTTGGCTATGAAAATGTGGAGGTTGAGAATGGCAAGGTCATGTTCCAGGCTGATGCAGCAGGCATTGCTCGAGCCAATCTGTGGTTACGCTCTGCAGATCGGGTGAAATGGCAGGTAGGTCAATTCCGTGCTACCAGCTTTGATGAGCTGTTTGAACAGACGAAGGCCTTACCATGGGGCGAAATATTGCCACGCAATGCGGAGTTCCCTGTGATCGGGAAGTCTGTGAAATCACAATTATTTAGTGTTTCCGACTGCCAAGCCATCGTGAAGAAAGCGATTGTGGAAAAAATGAAAATGAAATTTGGTATGCCTTGGTTTCCTGAGGATGGTCCCCTCTATCGAATTGAGGTTTCCTTATTAAAGGATATAGCCACTCTTTCCATCGATACCAGTGGTGATGGGTTACATAAGCGAGGGTACCGTCAGCTTCATAATGAGGCGCCCTTGAAGGAGACCATGGCAGCTGCGCTGATTCAGCTTACGAACTGGAGGCCAGATCGCCCCTTCCATGACCCCTTCTGTGGCTCCGGAACCATTCCCATCGAGGCTGCCTTGATTGGACAGAACATCGCTCCAGGCTTTAATCGGAATTTTATCTCACAAACATGGCGTAACTTTCCGAAAGAGATCTGGGATCAAGCATTAGAGGAAGCAGAAGACTTGGCACGATACGATCAACCATTAGAGATTATGGGGACAGATATCGATCGTGATACCATTGAGTTGGCTAATCATAATGCCCAAGAAGCAGGCTTTGCTGATCTGATTAAGTTTAAGCAAGTGGCTGTAGCTGACCTAAGGACCGACCTCACCTATGGCTACCTTGTGGGTAATCCACCCTATGGAGAGCGACTGAAGGATGTGGAAACTGCCCGGATGATTTATCGGCAGCTCGCTGCAACCTATGAACGCTCATTTCCAACATGGTCCCTCTACATCTTCACAGCTGATGAGGAGTTTGAGGAAATCTTTGGCAAACCTGCAACGAAAAAACGAAAGTTGTATAATGGGCGCATTCGCTGTGACTACTATCAATACTATGGGCCACGCCCACCACGAGATCAGGATGGAGGAAATAATAATGAAGCAAGGATTTGA
- the tatA gene encoding twin-arginine translocase TatA/TatE family subunit: MANIGTPGLIIIIIVALVIFGPSKLPELGRTVGKTVREFRKATRGIMEDIDPKSTPTTPRKKTENHVSTTTSTMTADSPSNENSEAKDVTKE, translated from the coding sequence GTGGCAAACATTGGTACGCCAGGACTAATTATTATTATTATCGTTGCACTTGTCATATTTGGACCGAGTAAGTTGCCAGAGCTAGGTCGAACTGTTGGCAAAACTGTTCGAGAATTTCGTAAGGCTACTCGAGGAATTATGGAGGATATTGATCCAAAATCAACTCCTACTACGCCGCGTAAAAAAACGGAAAATCACGTTTCTACAACCACTTCCACAATGACAGCGGATTCTCCAAGTAATGAGAATAGTGAGGCTAAGGATGTAACCAAGGAATAA
- a CDS encoding inorganic phosphate transporter, producing the protein MLTIFAILVACFFAINIGASGTAAAMGGAYGGGATTRKKAVLFVAVMAFLGAVLGGGEVVKTLGSGIIPSELLNVELTLIILLAACTTLTVANLMAIPLSTSEVTVGSIVGVGLAYQQIYLGKLLLITATWLIIPFMAFLIASRLNRFLPKMEDWLYQHLPAARTRRVLAWLLVCCGCYEAFSAGMNNVANAIGPLVGAGLIHSTSAILLGGSCLSIGAIWLGGRVLETNGKKITQLSLMQGSLVSFTSGTLVIISSWFGLPVPLTQATTMAIFGIAAGNERKGIWKKDVTRRIIRIWVYSPLISLSLSFSATLLWRWQHPLSYLILFIILLSGAYLQVLRVRQKWRARKKASMELNMTKS; encoded by the coding sequence ATGTTGACAATATTTGCGATTCTCGTCGCTTGTTTCTTTGCCATCAATATTGGTGCAAGTGGAACAGCAGCAGCAATGGGGGGAGCATATGGAGGTGGAGCAACCACCAGAAAAAAAGCGGTACTTTTCGTTGCAGTAATGGCTTTTTTAGGAGCGGTTCTTGGTGGCGGGGAGGTTGTAAAGACATTGGGGAGTGGCATTATCCCTTCAGAACTACTCAATGTAGAATTGACCTTAATTATCCTCCTTGCAGCATGTACCACACTTACAGTTGCTAATCTAATGGCGATTCCATTATCAACGAGCGAAGTGACCGTAGGCTCCATCGTCGGAGTAGGTCTCGCCTATCAACAGATCTACCTCGGAAAACTGCTACTCATCACCGCAACTTGGTTAATCATTCCCTTTATGGCATTTCTGATCGCCAGTCGCCTGAATCGTTTTCTTCCGAAGATGGAAGACTGGTTGTATCAGCATCTACCAGCAGCAAGGACACGAAGGGTTCTGGCATGGCTACTCGTTTGCTGTGGTTGCTATGAGGCATTTTCTGCAGGTATGAATAATGTGGCAAATGCCATTGGACCACTGGTGGGAGCAGGACTTATTCATTCCACAAGTGCCATCCTATTAGGTGGGTCCTGCTTATCTATCGGAGCAATTTGGCTAGGTGGGCGGGTATTAGAAACCAATGGTAAGAAGATTACTCAATTATCATTGATGCAGGGAAGTCTTGTCTCCTTTACAAGTGGAACGTTGGTCATTATCTCCTCATGGTTTGGTCTGCCAGTTCCATTAACTCAAGCTACGACCATGGCGATCTTTGGCATTGCAGCGGGAAATGAAAGGAAAGGGATTTGGAAGAAGGATGTTACCCGCCGAATTATTCGAATCTGGGTCTACTCTCCTTTAATTTCACTTTCTCTCTCATTCTCAGCAACCTTGCTATGGCGTTGGCAGCATCCTCTCTCCTACTTAATTCTCTTTATTATTCTGCTGAGTGGTGCATATCTTCAAGTATTACGTGTTCGTCAAAAATGGAGAGCGCGTAAAAAAGCTTCGATGGAGTTAAATATGACAAAATCATGA
- a CDS encoding TetR/AcrR family transcriptional regulator yields the protein MVNQGDTMSKKKLDITQIFDATEQLLLERGYSGLNFSVLSDRLHVGRSTLYEYFASKEELIVAYMDNLLSMVIQSCEEIDPVASGMEQLKETIRLFLQSSQIHQIGATIPLVQCKNSPQIMKALAHLQEQHQAIYRWVCQVVERAQAEGGIRRDLPTPMIATLITQAINIPANHLDGSQREELVFDMILNGIGNRHLD from the coding sequence GTGGTTAATCAAGGTGATACCATGTCAAAAAAGAAGTTAGATATCACGCAAATTTTTGATGCTACAGAGCAACTTTTATTGGAACGTGGTTATAGTGGTTTGAACTTCTCTGTTCTGTCAGATCGGCTTCATGTAGGACGAAGTACGCTGTATGAGTATTTTGCTAGCAAGGAAGAGTTGATCGTAGCTTACATGGATAATCTCCTGTCCATGGTGATACAGAGCTGTGAGGAGATCGATCCGGTAGCAAGCGGGATGGAGCAGCTCAAGGAGACAATCCGCTTATTCCTACAATCTTCGCAGATTCATCAGATCGGTGCCACAATCCCACTTGTCCAATGTAAGAATTCCCCCCAAATCATGAAGGCTTTAGCCCACTTACAGGAGCAGCATCAAGCCATCTATCGCTGGGTGTGTCAGGTTGTAGAAAGGGCGCAAGCTGAGGGTGGAATTCGTCGTGACCTACCAACACCAATGATTGCAACACTGATAACACAGGCGATCAATATTCCTGCTAACCATCTCGATGGCTCTCAACGAGAGGAGCTTGTATTTGATATGATTCTTAACGGTATCGGCAATCGTCATCTTGACTAG
- a CDS encoding MMPL family transporter, whose translation MLGFRKLSTISSTRKGAWVTLLVWLLIAGLFSAVAPPAKEYATNLVSSDLPDNVPSVVANQIIEENFPTNEGFPALLVFHDPNQISADEFTTIIQLSEWLSSAERPAKISDVVPFHAMPAPAKAKFLSEDGTSLLLPVNLYPNLPMESINQTVTAIQEQSQQLSMGNMQLYITGPAGIASDSIAIFANADLVLLFSTIGLILILLVVIYRSPLLAIIPLLAAGFVYQVVDRVLGFFAKQGLFHIQNESLSIMMILLFAALTDYSMFIFSRFREELTRYQDKHAAMVEAMTHVSSPIFYSGGTVLVAMLTLFTALYRPYQNFAPVFSIAMVVILLAGLTLLPAIFVLFGRRAFWPFIPKLGVPLHKHESFWEKVSRFVVKKPWVSGGAVFIIIAIFAINALGIQYSFNMIKSFPADMNSRIGYEVLEQSFPKGELAPIQAILVKKDGNELPSDPEAMQSLLKLGETLNNLDGIAHVSLLDTPPHALPSQMGESTSTAHANTGMAMMNSSLSQDKNAMRFTILLAENPYDQSSLDNIQVLRDRADELLQASGFSPEEYALYYAGESAHQADVRSLNERDTKLVVILITLFITLMLVFQTRSLVAPIYMIATILFSFASAMGLGWFIIHSIQGIGAISYRIPLYAFVFLVALGVDYNIMLISRIHEEATKHPIKEAVQKGLALTGGVISSAGIILAATFAVLITQPLQELHLFGMIVSLGILMDVFLIRGLLVPSIITLVGKWNWWPSKLK comes from the coding sequence ATGTTAGGTTTTCGTAAGCTAAGTACTATATCGAGTACCAGAAAAGGAGCTTGGGTAACACTGCTGGTTTGGCTATTAATCGCTGGCCTTTTCAGTGCAGTAGCTCCCCCTGCCAAAGAGTACGCGACCAATTTGGTTTCCAGTGATCTCCCTGACAATGTACCGTCTGTAGTAGCCAACCAGATTATTGAAGAGAATTTTCCTACAAATGAAGGATTCCCAGCACTTTTGGTCTTCCATGACCCTAATCAGATTTCAGCAGATGAATTTACCACCATCATTCAACTAAGCGAATGGCTCTCTTCAGCGGAGCGACCAGCAAAGATCAGCGATGTTGTTCCCTTTCACGCCATGCCCGCACCAGCAAAGGCCAAATTTCTCTCTGAAGATGGGACAAGCTTACTCTTACCTGTTAACTTGTACCCTAATCTTCCCATGGAATCCATTAACCAGACAGTAACTGCAATTCAAGAGCAGAGCCAACAGCTATCCATGGGTAATATGCAGCTATATATTACTGGTCCAGCGGGGATTGCATCTGATTCCATTGCCATTTTCGCTAATGCAGACTTAGTCCTACTTTTCTCAACCATCGGCTTAATCCTTATTCTATTGGTGGTCATCTATCGTTCACCTTTATTAGCAATCATCCCTCTCCTAGCTGCTGGTTTTGTTTATCAGGTTGTAGATCGAGTATTAGGCTTCTTTGCCAAGCAAGGGCTATTTCATATTCAAAATGAATCGTTATCCATCATGATGATCTTGTTATTTGCAGCATTAACCGATTATTCCATGTTCATTTTTTCACGCTTCCGTGAGGAATTGACTCGTTATCAAGATAAACATGCTGCCATGGTGGAAGCGATGACACACGTCTCTTCCCCAATTTTCTATAGTGGCGGAACTGTTCTTGTAGCCATGCTTACCTTGTTTACTGCACTTTATCGACCCTATCAGAACTTTGCCCCCGTTTTTTCCATCGCCATGGTCGTCATTCTCCTGGCTGGCTTAACCTTACTTCCAGCTATCTTTGTACTCTTTGGTCGTCGGGCGTTCTGGCCATTTATACCGAAACTCGGCGTACCTCTCCATAAGCATGAAAGCTTTTGGGAGAAGGTGAGTCGCTTTGTGGTGAAAAAGCCTTGGGTAAGCGGCGGAGCTGTCTTCATCATCATTGCCATTTTCGCCATCAATGCCTTGGGCATACAATACTCATTTAATATGATCAAATCCTTCCCAGCGGATATGAATTCTCGCATTGGTTATGAGGTGTTAGAGCAATCCTTTCCAAAAGGTGAATTAGCACCAATCCAAGCAATCCTAGTAAAGAAAGATGGTAATGAGCTGCCCTCCGATCCAGAAGCGATGCAATCCCTTCTAAAGCTTGGTGAAACGCTTAATAATTTAGATGGAATTGCTCATGTCTCTTTGCTCGATACACCACCTCATGCCTTACCTAGCCAGATGGGTGAAAGCACTTCTACTGCTCATGCTAATACAGGTATGGCGATGATGAACTCTTCTTTATCTCAGGATAAAAATGCAATGCGTTTCACCATATTGCTTGCTGAAAATCCCTACGATCAAAGCTCCCTAGACAACATCCAGGTACTTCGCGATCGCGCAGATGAGCTATTACAGGCAAGTGGCTTTTCTCCAGAAGAATACGCACTATATTATGCTGGTGAGAGTGCGCATCAAGCTGATGTACGTTCCCTGAATGAGCGTGATACGAAACTGGTAGTTATCCTAATTACCTTGTTTATCACATTGATGCTGGTGTTCCAAACCCGCTCCCTTGTGGCACCCATTTATATGATCGCCACCATTCTATTCTCCTTCGCCTCTGCCATGGGATTAGGTTGGTTTATTATTCACTCCATTCAAGGCATCGGAGCCATTAGCTATCGGATTCCTCTGTATGCCTTTGTCTTTCTCGTGGCATTAGGCGTAGATTACAATATTATGCTCATCTCCCGTATTCATGAGGAGGCCACCAAGCATCCGATCAAAGAGGCTGTCCAAAAGGGCTTAGCTTTAACAGGTGGTGTCATCTCCTCAGCAGGGATCATTCTTGCTGCTACCTTTGCTGTTCTAATCACACAGCCCTTACAAGAGCTCCATTTATTTGGCATGATTGTCTCCCTCGGGATTCTAATGGATGTTTTCCTCATCCGTGGACTCTTAGTTCCTTCCATCATTACACTTGTTGGTAAGTGGAACTGGTGGCCATCAAAACTAAAATAG
- a CDS encoding FixH family protein — MARIQQLGLVLVFLLVFTACGDKSDETLHNLYEEVVPIEVVIQMEPTVIQPGTESLLRAIVLQKDQAVEDASSVQFEVWKQGDPQHTWIDASHISDGHYEVTYTFTDEAMYYVMYHVDARGMHAMNKQKVPVGDIPDTSPEADRAETSQMNLNTP, encoded by the coding sequence ATGGCTCGGATTCAGCAGTTAGGGCTGGTGTTGGTGTTCCTTCTTGTGTTTACAGCTTGTGGAGATAAGAGTGATGAAACCCTACACAATCTATATGAAGAGGTTGTACCCATTGAAGTGGTAATACAAATGGAACCCACTGTGATCCAACCGGGTACTGAAAGTTTACTACGAGCGATAGTCCTTCAGAAGGATCAAGCCGTTGAAGATGCTAGTAGCGTCCAATTTGAAGTTTGGAAGCAAGGGGATCCTCAACATACATGGATAGATGCAAGTCACATCTCAGATGGTCATTATGAGGTTACCTATACATTTACAGATGAAGCAATGTACTATGTGATGTACCATGTCGATGCAAGAGGAATGCATGCCATGAACAAACAGAAGGTACCCGTGGGGGATATCCCAGATACTTCGCCAGAGGCGGATCGGGCAGAAACATCACAAATGAATCTGAATACCCCATAG
- the tatA gene encoding twin-arginine translocase TatA/TatE family subunit, whose product MLSSIGVPGLIIILVVALIIFGPKKLPELGRAVGQTLKEFKKSTRELQEDDDIEEKKAKKTEEPKNE is encoded by the coding sequence ATGTTATCGAGTATAGGCGTACCTGGACTTATTATTATTTTAGTAGTGGCACTCATCATCTTTGGCCCAAAGAAATTGCCTGAGTTAGGCCGCGCAGTGGGACAAACCCTCAAGGAGTTCAAAAAGTCTACACGTGAATTGCAAGAAGACGATGATATAGAAGAAAAGAAAGCAAAGAAAACAGAAGAACCAAAGAACGAATAA
- a CDS encoding AI-2E family transporter, with product MRERKWYFYLLILFIIFLMFKAVDNLGYLLELFRGFLGLISPVIIAFGIAYILKPLIVYLETRFRMKRYMSILIVYLAFLGLVIFSLTFFTPRILRSVENFIVNIPTYLSNMERWVDTELMEHEYVTKYELQPYVMEYKKIAIDHIKDLSGSLNEAVSNVALGLRNFAMGLVKFSLGFIISIYMLIDKEKFAATGKRILYAFMSDRNAEATINFLKESDQTFSRYLVGKLLDSSIIGMICYGGLLLLNAPYPLLLSLIVGVTNMIPYFGPFIGMIPATVITLFISPIQALWVFLFILALQQFDGLYLGPKILGDKVGISPFWVILAIIVGGGTFGVLGMFLAVPFFAVLKMGFEMLLNHQMAKKKRIL from the coding sequence GTGAGAGAACGAAAGTGGTATTTTTATCTCCTAATCCTTTTCATTATCTTTCTCATGTTTAAGGCAGTGGACAATCTGGGCTACCTGCTAGAGCTATTTCGTGGTTTTTTAGGATTGATTAGTCCGGTGATTATTGCCTTTGGGATCGCTTATATCCTAAAGCCACTAATTGTCTATTTAGAAACCAGATTTCGCATGAAAAGATATATGAGTATCTTGATCGTCTACCTCGCTTTTTTAGGCTTGGTCATCTTCTCACTGACCTTCTTTACTCCTCGGATCTTACGCAGTGTAGAGAACTTTATCGTGAATATCCCTACCTATCTTAGTAATATGGAGAGATGGGTAGATACAGAGCTGATGGAGCATGAATATGTAACGAAATATGAACTCCAGCCCTATGTTATGGAGTATAAAAAGATTGCCATTGACCATATTAAGGATTTATCCGGCTCATTGAATGAAGCTGTTAGCAATGTTGCTTTAGGCTTAAGAAATTTTGCCATGGGTCTGGTGAAGTTTTCCCTTGGATTTATTATTTCTATCTATATGCTGATTGATAAGGAGAAATTTGCTGCTACGGGCAAACGGATATTATATGCATTTATGTCCGATCGGAATGCAGAGGCAACTATCAATTTTCTAAAGGAAAGTGATCAAACCTTCTCTAGGTATCTCGTTGGGAAGTTGCTGGATTCCAGTATTATAGGAATGATCTGTTATGGTGGACTTCTCCTACTCAATGCACCTTACCCGCTTCTGCTTAGCTTAATTGTTGGGGTAACCAATATGATCCCCTATTTTGGGCCATTCATTGGCATGATCCCTGCAACAGTGATTACGCTGTTTATCTCACCGATTCAAGCTCTGTGGGTGTTCCTTTTTATCTTGGCGCTACAGCAGTTTGATGGCTTGTATCTTGGTCCCAAAATCCTTGGCGATAAAGTAGGAATCAGTCCATTCTGGGTGATTCTCGCTATTATTGTAGGTGGAGGAACTTTTGGCGTATTAGGCATGTTTCTTGCTGTCCCATTCTTTGCTGTATTAAAGATGGGATTTGAAATGCTGCTCAATCATCAAATGGCCAAGAAAAAAAGGATTCTGTAG
- the nrdG gene encoding anaerobic ribonucleoside-triphosphate reductase activating protein: MQLRLATQLQEAIIESTCDGEGIRLVLFTAYCPHHCLGCHNQQLWSRTSGVTYEVEQVVRSLLQRLEGGPYSGITISGGDPLAQSTSIKILLQTLKREQPTLNIWCYTGYRLENLPDPSLLPFLDVLVDGPFQKEHCPTTLPFRGSSNQRMIRLQAGKVISFE, encoded by the coding sequence ATGCAATTACGACTAGCAACACAGCTACAGGAGGCGATTATTGAGAGCACCTGTGATGGGGAAGGCATCCGCCTTGTCTTATTTACAGCCTATTGCCCCCATCATTGTCTAGGTTGCCATAATCAACAGCTCTGGTCGAGAACAAGTGGCGTTACATATGAGGTAGAGCAGGTGGTTCGATCTCTATTACAACGATTGGAGGGGGGGCCATACTCAGGTATTACGATCTCCGGTGGTGACCCATTGGCTCAATCTACGTCCATAAAAATTTTACTACAAACATTAAAGCGAGAGCAGCCCACCCTGAATATTTGGTGCTACACTGGCTATCGATTAGAAAATCTACCTGATCCCAGCCTCCTCCCCTTTCTGGATGTACTCGTGGATGGACCCTTTCAGAAAGAACACTGTCCTACTACCCTTCCCTTTCGCGGTTCCAGTAATCAGCGAATGATTCGACTTCAAGCAGGTAAAGTCATAAGCTTTGAGTAA
- the nrdD gene encoding anaerobic ribonucleoside-triphosphate reductase has product MITDSMSYTTLDQEIAAICKQTHRENANVGHGPSSKLLQIAELANQEYSATLLPTEIKEAIASNILYPHDFSWYSVGTTTCTFIPLRKLLERGFHTGHGFIRSPKRIRTATQLACIIFQSNQNDQHGGQAFGWFDRDLAPYVQREFTWQLQHLQELFASSGSEKPLTVQELEGLAWNATKDETFQAMEGLIFNLNSMHARAGAQVPFTSINFGTDISKEGRLVSEMLLRAYDRGLGYGEQPLFPNLIFKVKKSVNFEEFSPNYDLFQLSLRVTGHRLFPNYVFQDCTLNQDFPEDVPVMGCRTRIAWDRYQDEATQTCEGRGNLSFTTLNLPGLALSLKKRKTPSTLDRETFAQLKQLYSILLPTRFLEDPIIQTYFIELFQALQLAIQQLHLRFQYQASFSKHDFPFLMNGVWMDSDQLKREENLEPVLRHGSLAVGFIGLAEALIVLCGEHHGESPLANELGLSIIQFMRTVLDAASEEYQLNYSLLATPAEGLCGKLLERDRQQYGMIDGVTDHDWYTNSFHVPVNYPISIFGKIGVEGPYHRYCNGGQISYIELKEAPRNNPQALERILHAMSVSDMGYVAFNFPVDHCLDCHYDGIIEDACPECHSHHISRIRRITGYLAEFDNFNKAKRAETEQRVAHGEGK; this is encoded by the coding sequence ATGATAACAGATAGCATGTCATACACAACCCTTGATCAGGAGATTGCAGCAATCTGTAAACAGACCCATCGGGAGAATGCCAATGTTGGTCATGGCCCTTCCAGCAAGCTCTTGCAGATTGCGGAGCTTGCTAATCAAGAGTATAGCGCCACCCTACTGCCTACTGAAATTAAAGAAGCTATTGCAAGTAATATTCTCTATCCCCATGATTTTTCCTGGTATAGTGTAGGCACAACAACCTGTACTTTCATTCCCCTACGCAAACTATTAGAACGTGGCTTCCACACCGGACATGGTTTCATTCGTTCACCAAAGCGAATTCGTACAGCAACGCAATTGGCTTGCATCATCTTTCAGTCCAATCAGAATGATCAACACGGAGGACAAGCATTTGGATGGTTTGATCGAGATCTAGCACCCTACGTTCAGCGTGAATTCACTTGGCAACTTCAGCATTTACAAGAGCTCTTTGCAAGCAGCGGAAGTGAGAAGCCCCTTACTGTGCAAGAACTTGAAGGGTTAGCTTGGAATGCGACGAAGGATGAGACCTTTCAAGCGATGGAAGGACTTATCTTTAACCTAAATAGTATGCACGCACGGGCTGGAGCACAAGTTCCCTTTACCAGTATTAATTTTGGAACAGATATCTCCAAGGAAGGACGCTTAGTCAGTGAGATGCTACTACGGGCTTATGATCGTGGGTTGGGATATGGAGAACAGCCCCTCTTTCCCAACTTAATCTTCAAGGTGAAGAAGAGCGTCAATTTTGAGGAGTTTTCACCCAATTACGATCTTTTTCAGCTTTCCCTACGTGTAACAGGTCATCGTCTCTTCCCTAACTATGTGTTTCAAGACTGCACGTTGAATCAAGATTTTCCTGAGGATGTGCCTGTGATGGGGTGTCGGACTCGGATTGCTTGGGATCGCTATCAGGATGAAGCGACTCAAACCTGTGAAGGTCGAGGAAACCTCTCCTTTACTACACTCAATTTGCCTGGCCTTGCCCTTTCATTAAAAAAAAGAAAAACTCCGTCTACGCTAGACCGCGAAACTTTTGCTCAGCTAAAACAATTATATTCCATCCTTTTACCAACAAGATTCTTAGAAGATCCAATAATTCAGACTTACTTTATTGAGTTATTTCAAGCGCTTCAACTAGCCATCCAACAACTACACTTGCGTTTTCAGTATCAAGCTTCTTTTTCTAAACATGATTTTCCTTTTCTCATGAATGGCGTCTGGATGGATTCAGATCAATTAAAGAGAGAGGAGAACTTAGAACCAGTACTACGGCATGGTAGCTTGGCTGTTGGCTTTATCGGACTGGCTGAAGCATTAATTGTCCTATGTGGAGAACATCATGGTGAAAGTCCCCTTGCCAATGAACTAGGCCTTTCGATCATTCAATTTATGCGAACAGTTCTAGATGCGGCTAGTGAGGAATATCAGCTGAATTATTCCCTCTTGGCAACACCAGCAGAGGGACTCTGTGGTAAGCTGCTGGAACGAGATCGTCAACAGTATGGTATGATCGATGGTGTAACTGATCACGACTGGTATACCAATTCTTTTCACGTGCCTGTTAACTATCCTATTTCCATCTTCGGGAAGATTGGTGTTGAGGGACCCTATCATCGCTATTGCAATGGTGGCCAGATTAGCTATATTGAACTTAAAGAGGCACCTCGCAATAATCCGCAGGCATTGGAGCGCATCTTACACGCCATGTCTGTTAGTGACATGGGCTATGTAGCATTTAACTTTCCTGTTGATCATTGCTTAGACTGTCACTATGATGGCATAATTGAAGATGCTTGCCCAGAATGCCATAGTCATCATATCTCACGGATTCGTCGCATTACGGGATACCTTGCAGAGTTTGATAACTTCAATAAAGCAAAACGTGCAGAGACGGAGCAACGAGTGGCCCATGGAGAAGGGAAGTAA
- a CDS encoding YdcF family protein, translated as MEKGSKSGRKGGVTITKIRKSKRWFYFLSSLLLIAIIYVAIIHTLIMNTANQPAYEDAPYLIVLGAKVNGEEMSLALSNRANTALEYLHHSPNTKVIVTGGKGAGEQISEAEAVRRFLIQHQIDTERILTEDQSTTTYENLLFAQRLMDSSNAKVVIASNDFHLLRALTIAERLGMDASPLAAPTPTVVKLKLYIREYLALAKSWLFDW; from the coding sequence ATGGAGAAGGGAAGTAAATCAGGACGGAAAGGAGGAGTCACGATCACAAAAATTCGAAAGAGCAAGAGATGGTTCTATTTTCTTTCATCACTACTCCTGATAGCCATCATATATGTAGCAATTATCCATACCTTAATCATGAACACAGCCAATCAACCAGCCTATGAAGATGCCCCTTATCTCATCGTTTTAGGAGCAAAAGTAAATGGTGAGGAAATGTCCCTCGCCTTATCCAATCGAGCAAACACCGCATTGGAATATTTACACCATTCCCCCAATACGAAGGTGATCGTAACAGGAGGAAAAGGGGCGGGAGAACAAATCAGTGAAGCGGAAGCTGTTCGTCGCTTTCTAATTCAACACCAGATAGATACGGAGCGAATTCTCACGGAAGACCAATCGACGACCACCTATGAAAACTTATTATTTGCCCAAAGATTGATGGACTCTTCCAATGCAAAAGTGGTCATTGCCAGTAATGATTTTCACCTACTGCGGGCACTCACCATTGCAGAAAGGTTGGGAATGGATGCCTCTCCATTAGCTGCACCCACTCCCACCGTTGTAAAGTTGAAACTATACATTCGAGAATATCTCGCCCTTGCGAAAAGTTGGTTATTCGATTGGTAA